A stretch of DNA from Ignavibacteriota bacterium:
TTTTGTCCAGAATTTCCTGCAGCGCGTCGGCGTCCTTTTTATTCGTCGCAACGGCGGGAATAAGGATCTGCGTTCCGGCCTTGTTGATCGGTTCGGTGGCCACAAACGTCGCGCGCACGCGTCCCTGCACCACAAGCGCCATCTGTTCGCCCTTCCGGCGCATGATGCGGCGCCAGCGGCTTGCGCCCTGATCGTTCATGTAGATGCTCAGCTCGAAGCTGTCGGTTCCCGCTGTTTCACGGACGAGCAGGGAGATGATGGTTTGATCCGTGAGAATCGGATCGCCGAGTCTTATTATTTCGCCGTCGGAATTTTCGAACTTGGGCGCGAGCTGATCCTCGGTTTCGACAGCGCGAATCTGGATGATATCCGTCACTTTCATGACGGCGGTGCCTCCGCAGGAGACGAGCAGAACGGCGGCGGCAAAAACGGATAAGAGTAACGACAGGCGCGGCATGGTGCTCCGGAATGTTTCGCGCAAAGTAGCACAGCGGCCGTCACACCGCAAAGGTGCGTCTGGCGACCGGGGGGTTTGCACCGTCCGACCTTGGAATCCTGCCCGAAATCCACCATCTTTTTCCATGCACACATCACGAAGAACGACCACGTACCTATGCCTCAGCGCGTTGGCGCTTGTGCTGTGCTGCCCGCCTTACGGACGGCTCTGGGCGCAGCAGCGAACCCTGACTTTCGACGGCGCGGTGCGCGGTGCCCTCGAGCGGCACGAACGCGCCCTGGCGGCCGGCGAGCGTATCGACGCTGCCGATGCCCGCGTGATGCGCGCGCGCGCGGCCTTCCTTCCGTCACTCAGTTTTGCGGGCACCTATACACGTCGCGCGTTCGAAACCGTGCGCCAGGTCGGCGGCGACGAGATTACCATCCAGAGTTTGAACGCCTTTTCCGCGGCGGCAAACGCCTCGCTGACGCTGCTCGATCCGCGCCTCTTCCCTCTCTACAGCCAGGTAAAAAGTGACCGCGACGCCTCCCAGGCCGAAGCGTGGAATGCCGCGCGACTGGTCGCCTACGACGCCGCGGCCGCCTATCTCGACGCGATCGCGGCCGAGCAGCTTCTGCAGGCGGCCGAACGGCGCCTGGAACTTGCGCGCATCAACCTCGACGCCGCGCGCGCGCGGTATTCCGCGCAGCTCGCGGGCATCAACGACGTGACCCGCGGGGAGCTCGAATACGCCACCGCGCAGCGCGAGCGCACCACCGCCCGAGGCGCGCGTGAAACAGCGCGGCTGCGGCTGGGCTACAGCATCAACAGCGCGCCGCCCGACTCGCTTGCGCCGCCCGACGACATACTCATGATCGCGGGCTCGTACATGGCCGTCACCGAGCGCCTCGTCGAACTCGCGCTGCGCCTGCGCGCCGACATCACGATCAGCCGCGCGCGGGCCGACGCATTGCGCGCGTCCGCCACAGAAGCCGTCATGCGCGCCCTGCCCAACGTGACGGCGGTGGCCCAGTACCGGTGGACCAACGAGGCGGGCTTCAGCGGGAAAAACACCAACTGGTATGTCGGCGCAAATCTGGCGTGGACGCTGTTCGACGGCGGCGCCTGGCTGGCCGACCGCGCGGAACGCGCGGGAATGGCCGACGCGGCCGATCTTGAATCCCGCGCCATCGAGCGGCAGATCGATGTCGACATCCGTGCCGCCCTCGTGGCCCTCACAAACGCGCGGGCCGCGCGCGACCAGGCGGATGTGGCGCTCGACGCGGCGCGAAAAAACGCCGACGAAACACGCGAGCTGTACCGGCAGGGCCTTGTCAGCGCGCTCGCAAGCGCCGACGCAAACGTACGTCTCTTCGAATCCGACGTCGCGCACACACAGGCGCGCATCGGACTCGTGTCGGCCTTCCTCGCGCTGCGCGCGGCGATTGGCTTCGATCCTCTCGGCAACGATCTCACCAGGCGAAGCGCGGAATGAAAAAGACAATATACTCCTGTATTCTGGCAGTTCTTCTTATTGCGGGCTGCGGCAAAAAATCCGGTCCGGAACAATCACGCGGCGGCGGAAAATCGATGCAATTCCCCGTGGAAGTAGCCGTCGTCGAGACACGTCCGGTTGTCTATTCCGTCAGCGCGGTGGGATCCGTCGAGGCCTTTGAAACCGTGCAAGTGACGGCCCGTGTTGCTGGTGTGATCGAGCGCATCCGTTTTGCTGAAGGCCGGAGCGTGCGCAGCGGTGACATACTTGCAGACATCGAACCTGAGCGCTACAAACTCTCGCTCGACGCAGCCAAGGCCGCTCTCGAAAAGGCAGAGGCGGCAAAGGCCGACGCCGAGGCCGGTCTGGCGCGCCGCGAATCGGTGGGCAAGGCAACACCCGGCCTCATACCCGGCGAGGAACTCGAAACCTGGCGCACAAAAACACGCGCGGCGGCCGCCGATCTCGCGATGGCGCGTATCGCGGCGGATCAGGCCGCGCTGAATCTGCGCGACGCGCTTGTCAAGGCGCCCGTGGGAGGAATCATCCAATCCCGCACGGCGCAGACCGGTCAGTACGTGCAGCCCGGCGCCGTGCTCGCCACACTCGTGCGGCGCGATCCCCTGCTGCTGCGCTTCCGCGTGACCGAACAGGACGCTCCGCGCCTGCGTGTCGGACAGCGCGCGCAGTTCACCGTGCGCAACGACGACGCCGTGTACACGGCCACGATCAATCACGTGGCCGCGGCGGCCGACGAACGATCGCGTATGGCGAATGTCACCGCCGAGGTGCGCGACACGCGCAGTGCCGCGTTGCGTCCCGGCGCCTTTGCCGAGGTGCGCATCCCGATCGGTGATTCGAAACTCATGCCCGTCATACCGCAGACCGCCATACGCCCGAGCGAACGAGGATTTCTCGCCTATGTCGTCGAGGGTGCTGTCGCCCGTGAGCGCGTCCTGCGCATCGGACTACGCACCGAAGACGGCCAGGTCGAAGTGCTCTCGGGTCTGACCGCGGGCGAAAAACTCGTCGTGCGCGGCGCCGAAGCGCTGCGCGACGGAGCGGCCGTACGCAGCGGAAACAAAAAAGGCGGGAGCCGTTCCGCGGAAGGGCGCCGCGACAAATGAATCTCACCGAGATCGCGATACGAAAACCCGTATTCGCGTGGATGATCATGGGCGCGACTGTCGTCTTCGGCATCGTGGCCCTCTCGCGCATCGGCATCAGCCAGTTCCCGGATGTCGACTTCCCCACCATTTCCGTGAGTGTCTCCTGGGAAGGTGCCGCGCCGGAAATCATGGAGAAGGACGTCGTCGAGCCGCTCGAGGAAGCATTGGTGCAGGTTGAAGGATGGAAGTCCATCACCAGCTCCGCGCGCATGGGCGGTGCCACCGTCACTCTCGAACTCGATCTGTCGCGCGATGTGGATCTGGCTCTGCAGGATGTGCAGACGCGTGTGTCGCAGGCGCAGCGGCGCCTGCCGCGCGACATGGATCCGCCGGTCATCAGCAAATCGAATCCCGAGGACAATCCCATCATGTGGATCGGGCTCTCGGGTCCTTTCCCGCAGCGCGTGCTCAGCGATTACGCGCAGTACCGTATCAAGGAACGGCTGCAGACTGTGCCCGGTGTGGGCGAAATCACGATGGGCGGGTATCTCGATCGCAACGTCCGCATCTGGGTCGACGCGAGCAAACTTGACGAGCGCGGCCTGACCGTGCGCGACGTCATCGCGGCTCTGCAGCGCGAACACGTGGAACTGCCCGCGGGCCGCATCGAGACGCAGGGGCGCGAAGTAAACGTGCGCGTGCTGGGCGAGGCCATGAACCTCGACGTGCTACGGCGCATCGTTGTGCGCGAGAACGACGGAAGTCCCGTGTATCTGCAGGACGTCGCTCTCGTCGAGGACGGCTTCGAGGATGTACGTCGTCTCTCGCGCGTGAACGGGGTGCCCGCGCAGGGCATGGGCATCAAGAAGCAGCGCGGCGCAAACGCCGTGGCTGTGGCGCAGGATGTGAAGGCCATACTCGCCGACCTTCAGCGCACACTGCCCGAGGGCATGGAACTGGGAATCAACTTCGACGCCACCACATTCATCGAGGAATCGGTGAATGAGATTCAGTTCGAACTGATACTCTCGGT
This window harbors:
- a CDS encoding TolC family protein, coding for MHTSRRTTTYLCLSALALVLCCPPYGRLWAQQRTLTFDGAVRGALERHERALAAGERIDAADARVMRARAAFLPSLSFAGTYTRRAFETVRQVGGDEITIQSLNAFSAAANASLTLLDPRLFPLYSQVKSDRDASQAEAWNAARLVAYDAAAAYLDAIAAEQLLQAAERRLELARINLDAARARYSAQLAGINDVTRGELEYATAQRERTTARGARETARLRLGYSINSAPPDSLAPPDDILMIAGSYMAVTERLVELALRLRADITISRARADALRASATEAVMRALPNVTAVAQYRWTNEAGFSGKNTNWYVGANLAWTLFDGGAWLADRAERAGMADAADLESRAIERQIDVDIRAALVALTNARAARDQADVALDAARKNADETRELYRQGLVSALASADANVRLFESDVAHTQARIGLVSAFLALRAAIGFDPLGNDLTRRSAE
- a CDS encoding efflux RND transporter periplasmic adaptor subunit, whose product is MKKTIYSCILAVLLIAGCGKKSGPEQSRGGGKSMQFPVEVAVVETRPVVYSVSAVGSVEAFETVQVTARVAGVIERIRFAEGRSVRSGDILADIEPERYKLSLDAAKAALEKAEAAKADAEAGLARRESVGKATPGLIPGEELETWRTKTRAAAADLAMARIAADQAALNLRDALVKAPVGGIIQSRTAQTGQYVQPGAVLATLVRRDPLLLRFRVTEQDAPRLRVGQRAQFTVRNDDAVYTATINHVAAAADERSRMANVTAEVRDTRSAALRPGAFAEVRIPIGDSKLMPVIPQTAIRPSERGFLAYVVEGAVARERVLRIGLRTEDGQVEVLSGLTAGEKLVVRGAEALRDGAAVRSGNKKGGSRSAEGRRDK